From Solanum lycopersicum chromosome 4, SLM_r2.1:
tttccttcttcaattatattttggtctttctttatttattataataataataattagttgTTAGGCAAGGGGTTGGAGAAAAAGTAGAAACTAGctaagaaagaaaggaaggTCACACTTGTGACCCcatttgagagagagagagagagagaaaaggtGGATAATTAGAAAAATGCACCATCAAACATATTGTAAAAAAAGAGAAGCacatcaacagaaagtaatacTGCGTTTAACCAATAGATATCGGGTTCGAATCATTTAAGTAGAGAGTTGTCTTTTTTAGAGAATGATTTACTTTTAATATAGGACTTTTCAGAATAAATCCAAATCTAGTCAGACTCCTATGTACAATTCGAATATCAGGCCGAGTCATTTAGATAGAGAGTTATTTTGTGAGAGAGTATTTTACCTttaatataaaacttttcaatGTGAATCCAAATTTAGTCGGACTCCTATATACATCCAAACCCCAAgtgaaaaaacaaaacaaaaggaaTATCTCATCTTTTCCAATTTATATAACTCACCTTCAGTTTAGTTAGCTTtagtaacaatttaactttaaaatagtCATTTTATCTTTCAAAAGCTTTTTTATATGTTACGTGTCAAGTCAAATTAGGTCACATAAATTTTATACGCGTAAAAAGAAAGAGCTTTTGCCTCCCCCTTCCTTGGTTCTCTTTTAAAAACTCATTCTTGTAAGCACAAGATTCAGAAAAAAAGTTCCCCAAATATCATAATCCCAACACTACTTCAAACCCCAAGATCTCAAATAACTTAAACAACATTTTCAAGAAGAATAGAAAGAAAGTGAGAAGAGAATGAAAGGTACTAGAAGAGGGAAAGGACCTCCTTCAACAGATCTTTTAGTATGTTTTCCATCTAGAGCACATTTAACCCTTATGCCTAAACCAATATGTAGCCCAGCAAGACATTCAGATTCAAGCAAACGCCACCACAATCATGATCTCAAGAAAATTAGCACCAGAATTGGTGGTGTTCAAGCCCAATCTAGTCCTCTACTTTGGGCTAAATCCAAGAATTCTGAGATCATCTCTGAGCCCACTTCACCAAAAGTCACTTGTGCGGGTATTCTATTCACTCAACTAATAGTTATTTTTTCAGAAAGTCAGTTtctatgttataaaaaaattatatgttgtttgctctaattataaatatttttgtagagTCTGAACAACGTAGATTTCAGAGGGATGAGTTCAATAGtgcaaattttatgttttgaagaagaagaaaaaaaaagattgaatttttagtCTGATTTTTGTGTGCAGGGCAAATAAAGGCAAGGCCAAAACAGGGGAGTTCATGCAAGAATTGGCAATCGGTGATGGAAGAAATTGAGAAGTTACACAACAGAAAGGCTCAAAAGAAGAAGGGTGCTAATTGGATGGAAGCAATTGGAATTAAGAAAGATGTAATGCAATTCTTAACATGTCTTCGTAACATAAGGTTTGAGTTTCGATGCTTCGGTTCATTTCCAACAGCAACTCATGACATTACTTCTGATGACGAGGACGAGGAGGAGGATGACGATGAAGATGAATTAGAACGAAGAGGAACGAATCGAATGGGTAGAGATTTAAATGATCGCGAAgacgatgatgatgaagaaggtTCAAAAACTGTATTCTCCAAGTGGTTCATGGTTTTACAAGATGAAAATCAGAAAACAGAGCTCACTAAAACAGAGCGCgataatgatgatgaagatgatgatgaggtTCCTATTTGTGTGCCACCACCTAATGCACTTTTACTCATGCGTTGTCGTTCTGCTCCCCCGAAAAGCTGGCTTCAagaaacacaacaacaacaacaacaacaagaagaggACGAGgacaatgaagaagaaaagaaagcgAAATCAACAATGGAAGAAATGGAAAACTTAGTAGCTATGAGATATGGAAACGATTTTCACAAATTTTCAGCCGATATAGCAAAGGAGACATGGGTTGTGGGTGGTGCTAGAGATCAATTATCGAAAAGTCGAAGCTGGAAAAGATAATTGAAGAAatccaaaatatatataacgCGTTATGCGTTTAGTTAAGAAATTGCAGTCTTCCAAATAACACGAAGTTACAAAGGTTGTACATGTGAAGCGAAATAGGCACAAGGAAAGAGCAATAGAGCGGATCAACCCTACAAGATCAACTATACAAGCTCATTGTTTTTTCAAACTTACATAATTTTCTTGGtataacattatatatatttttctggTGTTTGGATTTTGTTAATTATCTTTGAATTTGTGTTGGTATTCTCAACTCTTAAAGAATCGAGCT
This genomic window contains:
- the LOC101250397 gene encoding uncharacterized protein — translated: MKGTRRGKGPPSTDLLVCFPSRAHLTLMPKPICSPARHSDSSKRHHNHDLKKISTRIGGVQAQSSPLLWAKSKNSEIISEPTSPKVTCAGQIKARPKQGSSCKNWQSVMEEIEKLHNRKAQKKKGANWMEAIGIKKDVMQFLTCLRNIRFEFRCFGSFPTATHDITSDDEDEEEDDDEDELERRGTNRMGRDLNDREDDDDEEGSKTVFSKWFMVLQDENQKTELTKTERDNDDEDDDEVPICVPPPNALLLMRCRSAPPKSWLQETQQQQQQQEEDEDNEEEKKAKSTMEEMENLVAMRYGNDFHKFSADIAKETWVVGGARDQLSKSRSWKR